atttattttatttttaattaaaatctTTCTGTTAAATGATAGTAGTAGTTTTAAAAATATATCTTTCTATTTAAATTTTACACCAAAAAATATATCGCATAAATTGAATTGGAGAGAGTAGTAGGCATGGCAAATCCAATAGTTTCGCTATAGGTTTAATTCAACCCATAACTTTTATTCTAAACTTGAATATTTAGTATAAAATTTATTaagattattaaaaaaaattgagcTATGAACTCGTAACTCAAACAAAATGATGGATTCAATAGTTGAATCAAAAATCTTGAATTCATAAAATTAAAAGTTGATTCGCCTATAATAATAGGCGATAAGTAGAAAAAGTTATTGTCCTCGTAATATTTAGGTGTGAAATTTGAAATTCTAAACAGCATGTCCtcttttatttaaaatatttttcttttttatagaAATAAGTTAAAAAACAATGTGTTCTTGCAGTAATACACAAGTATTTTTAGATGAAAAAATATTAGAAAAAACAAAATCACGCAGAAAAAAAAGGAGAGTACGTCAACACTTCAATTTGCAATTAGTAATGGTGGATTAAGAGAAAGTTCTCGAAACTTTAATTTATGATGTCGTAATTCAAGCAACACTATATTACAAGTCAAGTTCAAATATATTGACATTATGACCTTTATTTTCCAAAGTCCAAAAAAaatttccttttattattttaattacgATAAAAGAATAATTAAGGTGGACCATGACTTCCAAGTTCCAAATATCCATAGGGGCATAAATATATTTTCACAAAAAGAAGTTGCagagaaaatttgagaaaggAGAGAGAAGAGGGAAGAAGGAAGGACAATTTGGACTTTAGGGAGAGAACCTTATCCATTAAACCCTTTATATAAAGCACATCAAACTCCTTTCACCAGTAAGCCCAAATCTATTTCTATTTTTTCAGAGAGAAATAGACTAAAAGAAAAggtgaaaaaaaaaaacagttttcACGCAATACATACATATGCATTCATAAGAACTGAAGCAAAAACACAGAGAGAGCATACAATCAATGGCGGCATCAAAAAGCTATTTCGCAAGGGCGAACTACAGGTTCCTGTCAAACGACAGGGACATTTCGGTAACTTCAGATACGATGTTTGAGCTTGATGAATCGGACGTGTGGAACTCGTCGGGTCGTTCATCGTCGCCGGAGTTCCGTAAGCCGAGTTCGAGAATTTCTCGGAAGCAGTCTGTATCAAAAAGTGACCGAACCTGTGCTGGAGTAACGACGGCGGCTTCCTTGCCGGTAAACGTGCCGGATTGGTCGAAAATACTGAAGGATGAGTACAGAGAGAATCGGAGAAGTGACAGCGACGATGATTTTGACGGCGAGGACGGTGAGAATCGGATTCCGCCGCACGAGTTTTTGGCGAGGCAGTTAGCGAGGACGAGAATCGCCTCCTTCTCAGTGCACGAAGGTGTTGGTAGGACTCTCAAAGGCAGAGATCTTAGTAGAGTCAGAAATGCTATTTTTGAGAAAACCGGATTTCAGGATTAATTTTGATCGATGATCGATCTAACAGATGAGAAATTACTACTACtacctatttttttttcaatttcaaaacttcctcgagacgttttgttttttttttttttttcattttattttccacTTATTTCTCCCTATTTTTGAGATGGTGAAGCGGTTACCGAGTTATTGTAATTCTAACGTTTTTCGAAATTTTGACGCCgaaaaaaagaaacagaaaatttaTTCTTATTTTTAGTTATTTTGATGCCTATAGTACTACTTTAATTTGGGACGTTGAATAAATGCCACATATGCCAGTTGTAATAGTATTGTCTCTGTATTTCCATCAGTTTGAAAGTGAAAAGTTGAACTGAATAGCCGCTGAAAAGTAAATGCAACAAAAAGTAAAGTATTTTCCTATTTAAATGGCGTTGGTGGGAATATGGTtgttttttgtttagattttagAAATGGGAGAAAAAGAGTAATGGCCTAATTAGGTCAATGATCGGTGGGGTCATTGGCAAAAGGAAAAATGTGGTCCAGTTAGTTTATAGAACAAAATTACAAATCCACCCCTTACACTCCATTTTAGGAATAATAAATTTTGGTTATTAGAATGATATACTAATGGAGGCTGATGATGAACATGCAGGAATTGTACAACAATTTCTTAGAATATTTCAGTGACCAAAATGTCAAATTAGTAGTTTGAGTAATTTTTGATTGGGTATGTGGAACAAAGGCGTAATACCAATTACAAGGCAATAAGAATATCTTATTGTGAATTTGGAATTAGTTATATATTCATATCAATTTCACTTATAATTTATAAAATGAAAAACTTCACTTATATTGGTTATATATTTGTCACGACACTTCGTTATGTAGTGTGGGTTGTATATCTTGACCTAGGAGTAAATTGAGTACTTGAAAGTAAATTTTAGCGTGGCAAATATATAATTGTAGATAaatttatgatttgaactttaTCGGTTTGAGTTTAAATTTTATCATTACGTGTTTAATTTCTAGGATTTATATATATAGGGTACGACGATCACTGGCGAATCAGAATCAGAATTTTCACTCGAGAGTTTAAAGAAATAAACTTATGAAAAAGTCAAAGAATGTCAATATGTAGTATATATACTTATAAAAAATTGCATAGTTACACAATATTTTCAGACGACACTCCTTGTATACTTGTGACTTCGCAACTAACGACGAGTCGAAGCTACTGAATTCAGACAAACTCATGACTAATCTCTACTGGGATTGATTCCTTTCTACTCTTCTTATAGCCATATTGGCGGATCAGGTTCTAATTAAGTGTATCAAATCTTAATTTAAGCCTTAAGGCATGGAAAATTGAGGTTACGTACACCACTAATCTTATCCAAACTACTTCCCTTGTAATTAAATAAGTTATCCAAATTCTTAATTGGAgtgaaattatttattatattatcgTAAGTAACAGACTGGATATGCCTTCACTAGTAATGAAAATACCCAACTGGATTTGGTGCAAGAGCATAATAATCTTATAGGGATTAGGGAATACTCTTAATCTTAAAAACAGTTACAATTTGTAAGCAGATGAAAATTATTTATATCAATTAATGACTCTAGACATAGGTGTCTACATCAGTGTCAAATCAAACTTCAAATGCTTACTGCATTATGGTTGCTTTGCATTATTTATGTGTTTGCCCAATGGGACCATATTGTGAGTGCAATGCCCAACAGGTGTGACCTAAATTAAACAATTTCAGATCAAGGCCATTACTTTATTTATACCTTGATAAGACCTCTTTTCTTTTCCATTCGGCGTAACGGGTTCctgaccacttaaacttgtaTCGATTTGTAAAGTCGATACATGAATTTATATTTTTCCATTTGAACACTTCAACTTGAAGGAATGAATATTAATAAACACATTTGACTATTGACCAAGCTTATGTGGAAGTGACACAGCTGACATGGCTAAATTGTGTGCAAATCACGCTGTCAAAGCGCgtgaataattttatttttattaaaaaattattagaaatagaataaaatgtaaataaaaaaggaaaaaaaaagatctTTCTCTCTCCTCTTCTCTTTTCCCCTCCTCTCCCACCTCTCTCATCTTCCTAAGCAACTCCCCGTCCTGTAAACATTTTTCATTTTCTATCCTACTTCCCCCCTTCTccgtttctttttctctttctcttcccCATTCACTAAATGGCTCATGCACAAGGATGGCAAGCACAAATCTAAAAATAGTCCAAATTGTTATGCGTTGATTTACTGGAAAAAGAAATGTAAGACCGGATATCCGATTCATTAGCATCATTATCATTTGATTCTTCTTGGCCGTCATTGAGCTCTTCCAGATCGGACTGGAGCTATTTTGGGGAAATCTAGGGTTTGCAGGTGGGGCTTAGCGAAGAAGCCCTCAATATAAGGAAGGCAGGGTTTGGAATCAAAGTCGAGTAGTTCTCGGGAGGGACTATCCCTGCCCCGTTGTATATTGGTGAGGTTTGGAGTTTGGATGAAGCTTTCTTATAGGAGGAAGAAGATGATGGTGGTTGAAAATGGCTGAGGTTTAGAGTTGTTGGATAGGCTGTGTATGGTGGAGAAAAAAGAGAacgaaaaagaaattaaaaattttaaagaTTAATTTTTTTCTAATAATATAGGACCCACAAATCCACATGTCATATAATAAAGACCAAACATGTGACATGACATTCATGTCAGAGCGATTGGCGAACATGTTCAACAGAAAGTGTTTATTAGTAATCATTCCGTCAAGTTGAAGTGTTCAAATGGAAAAAATATAAGTTCATATATCGGCTTTACAAACCGATACAAATTTAAGTGGCCAGGAAATCATTTCGCCTTTCCATTAATTAAGATAACAACTTAGTAGTTTATGAGGAATAAATATGCCTAGACGTGCTAATAGGATTACCTATTATTTTCTTTAATAGAAGTAACAAAACAAATCAATGCTCCAAGCATTTTAAACCATTAATTAAGTTTTTTTGTTATAACTATTCATTAGTATTTGCTACCTCCGGCAAAAATTTGAATATTACGGATTCTAAATTTTATGATAGGGAAATTAGGTGTTAGTTACTGGATTTTGAATTTAACGTTTGTTACTTCCccttgtattggtcaaaatctgaccatcacgaccaggttttCCGATACTTCGCCTCAGTAATCGGGCAGTGAAAGTCAATAGAGCCCACTTCATTTCTCCTCTGTCATTCAACGAATCAAAAAGAGTAATGCCTAAAATCGCGACCAGGACATATTAGTGATAAGAAAATGTCGAGTCAAGCAAAGGGTAAAAGGGTCTCGACTATATATAGCCAAAGAAAGATCTCAATTCGGGGGAGGGGTGTTTCTCCATTCTCTCAAAGAAAAGGATGACAAAAAGCTCCTTCCTTATATCTTCAAGAAAACGAGGAAATAACCTCGAGGAATATATGTAAATTTACTTTCTTATCAATTGATGAGAAAGACGATGCTGAATCAAAATAAGATCAATCATGACTTTTTTGTCTCATATGTAATCATCATTGTTAACTTTTCGATCCGGAATTcattatgtttgactaagatttacccattcatctttgattgatttgttcaaaaaagttttaatatcttttgagtcaaacaatttggcgccgtctgtggagaTTTCTTAGTGAAAATTTCCTAGTTTCTCCCAGATCGAAACCAAGAAATATAATCATTCACCAAAAGGAGCGCGGAGGAAAAACCCAACACACACGAGACTCAAAAGCATcgcagaagaggaagaagagccAAGCAAGATCACCGGGCTCGAAAATCTTCGCCCCATCAACCATCGATATACTAAACAAAGAAAACGATGTTACCAACCTGCATTCCCCTACCGGATCACCAGGCGGGAGTGAAGGAAATCTCATCCTCACCTCCCACTCTTTGTCCGGGCAAGCACATAAGATCCGCGTGGACAAGCGTACACTGGAACATCTCGACTAAAGGACAACAATTGCTTTAACACAGCTGAAATACCTCCTGCCGGCAACATCTCCGAGCTGGACGGCAGGAGTCAGACAAGAAAACCATGAGGCGTACACAACACGAACCTAAAC
The Nicotiana sylvestris chromosome 11, ASM39365v2, whole genome shotgun sequence DNA segment above includes these coding regions:
- the LOC104218792 gene encoding protein S40-4-like, with amino-acid sequence MAASKSYFARANYRFLSNDRDISVTSDTMFELDESDVWNSSGRSSSPEFRKPSSRISRKQSVSKSDRTCAGVTTAASLPVNVPDWSKILKDEYRENRRSDSDDDFDGEDGENRIPPHEFLARQLARTRIASFSVHEGVGRTLKGRDLSRVRNAIFEKTGFQD